In Amblyomma americanum isolate KBUSLIRL-KWMA chromosome 8, ASM5285725v1, whole genome shotgun sequence, the DNA window acggtcaaatgctttagacatgtccaggcaaactgcatccacttgatCCCTGTTGTTCATTGCTTCAGAAAAATCATGTACCGTTTCTACTAGCTGGGTAACAGTAGATAACCTccgtctgaagccatgctgattgggatttagcttgttgttgccctctagatagtcggataagcagtttgccaagACATGCTCAAGTATTTTGCAACAGGCACAAGTGATagaaatgggtctgtaattaTCGGGAATGTGCTTGTTTCCAGATTTATGTATTGGTACAACCCTAGCCTGGAGCCAATCTTTTGGTAAAGAATGCTGCTCCAGAGATGCCTTAAATATGATTAGTAAATATTTAGATACCCATTCCGCATATCGTCTAAGAAACTCATTAGGAATAGTATCAGGACCAGAAGACTTTTTCGTGTCTAAATTAAGTAGGAGAGAAAATACACCTTGCTCAGACAAAGTGACATCTGCCATGTCTGATGGCGGTATGCACTTTTCGCTACTAGAGTTCTCAGGCGGAGATATAGGGTGGCTGAACACAGAATGAAAATAAGTATTGCACCTGTTAGCAATTTCTGCTTGATCAGTAATAACATGACCATCCACTTCAATAAACCTCATTTGTTCATAtgagggtgaaaggtgacgccaaaaacgctgtggggaaGTCTTCATAAATTCTGTTAGCTTTACAGAAAAGCATTGTTCTTTCGCTGTCATCAACATCTGTTTAAGCATCAAGGAAAGgcgcgaaatttcattttgattctttTCTCGATTGCGTTTTCTACGTTTTATTTTGCGTTTTAGTTGGATAATTTTACGGTTTATCCAAGGATTATGCTTTCTGACAATTTTAATTCGATGGGGAACGAAATTTTTCAGACAAAAGTTGACAATGCGCTTAAACATTGTCCACAATGTGTTGACGTCATCCTGCACATCAAATGAGCCCAAAGACATTTCCAAATAGTCTAAAATGCTTTCATCCTCAGCTCTTGAAAAGTCTTTAACAAAAATAGTCcgccttttttcatgttttggtgGTATAAGTTGATTTAGGGTGACTAAGACAAGCTTATGATCAGAAAGCCCTTCCTGGATAGACACTTCATATTCGGTTATTTTACTACTTATAAAAACCAAGTCCAATATTGATTCCCTAGTTGCTCCTATCCTTGTTGCTTGTTTAACAATTTGTGTTAGATCATTATTAAAAGCGATGTCTAGCAAGgcatcacagtgtttagcatcagttgtATCTATGTTAGCGACTCCCAACGCACGTGcggcaaattgaaatcacctgCAATGATTACTCTTGCATTCGCAGATACATTACTTGAAAGATAGTCTTGCAACGACTCAAGAAATATGACAGGGGCGTTAGGGCTCCTATAAACCGCTgcaatgacacagaaagaaacgccaagtTTTAGCCTGCACCAGATGCTCTCTGTGTTGGGGCAATCTTTCATGGGAACAAATTcaattccttctttaaaaataaggGCTACACCACCACCATGTCAAGCACGATCCTTCCGAATCATTCTATATGTAGGCGGTATAATCTCACTGTCAGCAATTCTATGGGCGATAAATCGATTTTCTTCTTGATGCCATGTATTGAAAGAAAAACACGGGGAttgtgcaggctccaaagtggcgAGGACGGTCCTGAGGCGGGTGTAAACTGGGTCGGCAGAATGGCGCCATGTGCATCAATGGTGTTTGTAAACTATGTGCGTGGCCTGGTAATAGGAAGACTGGCAAAATAGTGAGAGGGAACCCGGGATATGTGTCGAAAACGTGCCCTCAGTGCGTCAACTGTCAGGTGGGTAGGGATTGGATGCACCTGGGCGATGAGTACAGATGCGGCCGTAGAGGCAATAGAGGCAGATGGGGCCCTAGTGAAGGACtcctgaataattttgaccacctggggatatttaacgtgcactgacatcgcacagcacacgggcgccttttgcgtttcgcctccatcgaacgtgGCCACCACTGTCCGGTTTGAACCCTGTTACTctggatcaatagccgagcgccttaaccactgagccgccgcggcgggtaattaCATACATGTGCTGCGAAGAGCAGTAGTACATAATATACATAGCCACTGTGGCTATGAGAAGTTTATGTAAAAGGATTTCACTACATCACGTTGCAAATGCACTTCTTACTTGAAACTGTACCCAATGGTGAATGAGTTTCTAGGCTCCAACATAAAGTGGGCTAGATGCATTCCAGCTGCTGCGTTTCCAGAAAATGCAGAACAATATAAGCTATCCTAACCCATTGCATTTTATGTTGAGAAACTATAGTCGCCATTGCTGTATAATGAAACCACCTTCATTCCGTCGTCTATAGTGTACATGAACATATGTCAGAATGTAACATATTATTTATTTTGAATGAACACATTAACAATTTAATACGAAGAACACCAGCCAAGTAGGATGAGCTAAGGCTTGTCCAAAGATATTCAGCTTACATATTTTCTGTATTAAATCTGCCGTCTTTTATACACGTGCTTCTTTTCTGGTTTCCTTTCTTATCCAAGTACGCGGAAGGTTTCCTCATGTTCTTTCGGCATAGGTTAAGAAAATGTGTTTAATGCTTAAATCATATTAGGCTAAATCATAATTAGGCCATATTAGGCCCTAAATCATACTCCTTGATATTTTGAGCCAGATGTTTGCATCAGCAGCTATATTGAAAGTCGCCACCCAAATGAGGGCAACCTCTTACCACAGCCATTCATAGTCGTCTACAAACAGTTTCTGCGAAGATAACAGATAGATATACTTTGAAGCTGAAGCTAAGAAAGAAACGGACAGAAAGGTTAGAAGATATCGGTTAAATATATTACGATCGTCTTCTGCATAATACCTGAACACATTGGAATCTAGCAGAGCTTCTGGAGCTCTTGCGTTCACGATGTTGTCTCACAAGTGTTAAACTTAGATCGAAGCGTCTGCGTGTTTGATTACTTATTAATAAAAATTGACGCATAAGAACTTAATAAGAATGTAGAAACAAACCCCGCCTACATTTAAGTAAATTGCCTCATCTTCACCACCAGAAATGCCTCGAGGTCATGGTACATGCAACAACGAGAGAAGCGAAGAAAACGAGGTCCCCAGTTCGCTACTGCAGGTACCGGATTTTGAGAACATCTAGTTCCCGGACTTGGCTTTACGATTGTGAATCCGCGGCGATGTCGAGAGTGCAACGTGCTGCTGGTGGCAACGGCTCACAGACAAGCTCCCAGGACCCCACCAAGCTTGGAAACGAGGCGCCGTCACCTATGTGTCTTCTGAGACTGAAACAAGAGCTCGCTAATATGAAAGCCAAGCCTATGCAGGGAGTATTCATTTCCTCGGACGACAACGACGCCTCCACAATACACGCTCTCATGATCGGTCCACCTGACACGCCGTACGAAGGAGGGTTCTTCCATTTTGTGATCAAATGTACCCGCGACTACGCAACAAAGCCACCACGCGTGCACCTGTCGACGCCGGGCGCAGAGGGGGTGCAGCTCAACGCTGACATCAACGACGCCGGGTTAGTTTGGCTGAAAATGCTTGGCACGTTTCGCGGAGACAGCTGGAACTGTTCCTACACCGTTAGCACTGTGCTCCTCGCCATCCAAGGCGTTATTAACAAGGACTGCGGTATTGAGAATGCCAAGCGGGAGCATGCAGTTGCCCGCCACCGGGATTACGTAGAGCACGAGACAATCAGAGTGGTCGTTTGTGATGCAGTAGAAGACTGCTTTAAGGATGAATCCAAGTACCCGACTTCTTTCAAGCACGTTGTGCTGGAGAAGTTTCTAGAGTTTCATAGCAAGTATGAAGATTTGGTAAAAAACAGGCTGCCTGCGAATGGCTATGAAATGAAGTCATATTTGGGTGCCATCATGGGAACTTATGAATACCAGAGGCTGTTGGCCCGACTACAGGAGTTACGAAAGCAAGTGGAGGAATCAATCCAAGTAGTGACGGCCACAGTGACCAATGACCTTGTGGAGGCCGCTGATTGACATCTTTGTGCAGCGTATGGGGCGCCAGTGACTGAAGTCAAAACAACTTCTTGCAAGCTGGTCGAGAACAGGGACCAAACGTAATATTGGGAAAtagttcattgaaaaaaaaaacaaccattgaGCAGCCGTTTA includes these proteins:
- the LOC144102691 gene encoding ubiquitin-conjugating enzyme E2 Z-like; translation: MSRVQRAAGGNGSQTSSQDPTKLGNEAPSPMCLLRLKQELANMKAKPMQGVFISSDDNDASTIHALMIGPPDTPYEGGFFHFVIKCTRDYATKPPRVHLSTPGAEGVQLNADINDAGLVWLKMLGTFRGDSWNCSYTVSTVLLAIQGVINKDCGIENAKREHAVARHRDYVEHETIRVVVCDAVEDCFKDESKYPTSFKHVVLEKFLEFHSKYEDLVKNRLPANGYEMKSYLGAIMGTYEYQRLLARLQELRKQVEESIQVVTATVTNDLVEAAD